The following proteins are encoded in a genomic region of Ostrinia nubilalis chromosome 1, ilOstNubi1.1, whole genome shotgun sequence:
- the LOC135073699 gene encoding uncharacterized protein LOC135073699 isoform X2 — translation MLETAVMEFARRRVNLLLRDVERVVRSRAAHVFFQNYRPSTAKRHGTKVPRWSIQIATELARQYVNVHGSSILFGDIVNIPAETTTEIDMKSVKDRPPTPVPSKTKLAEVTFSDRVEDLPDPVAVGTYLPERRKLLEMVNSAAKLLSRSVSQRVQKGMDVTVGKVTLPNMKHPMEWGEAVESLASAVVDNRIYGDSPDVRRTSEFLAHRILRSLLIEMKQEKEKRKYSLQSRLSDHEQKDFYVPGEMKGEDANQSPETSPK, via the exons ATGCTGGAAACCGCCGTGATGGAGTTTGCTCGCAGACGAGTGAATCTACTCCTCCGAGACGTGGAGAGGGTGGTTCGCTCACGCGCCGCTCACGTGTTCTTCCAAAACTATCGTCCGAGCACCGCCAAGAGACA CGGAACAAAAGTGCCTCGGTGGTCGATCCAGATAGCCACCGAGCTGGCTCGACAGTATGTGAACGTGCACGGATCTTCGATTTTATTCGGAGACATCGTCAACATACCCGCAGAGACCACCACAGAAATCGACATGAAGAGCGTCAAAGATAGACCACCGACGCCTGTA ccgTCGAAAACGAAATTGGCTGAAGTGACTTTCTCCGACCGAGTCGAAGACTTGCCAGATCCAGTGGCTGTTGGAACCTACCTGCCTGAAAGAAGGAAACTTCTAGaa atGGTGAACTCTGCCGCCAAACTGCTGTCACGTTCTGTGAGTCAACGCGTGCAGAAAGGCATGGACGTCACCGTGGGTAAAGTCACGCTGCCCAACATGAAGCATCCAA TGGAATGGGGCGAGGCCGTGGAAAGCCTCGCGTCGGCGGTGGTGGATAACCGGATATACGGCGATTCGCCCGACGTGCGTCGCACGAGCGAGTTCCTGGCTCACCGCATACTGCGGTCACTGCTTATTGAGATGAAGCAGGAGAAGGAGAAACGG AAATACAGCCTACAAAGTCGTTTGTCGGACCACGAACAAAAGGACTTCTATGTCCCAGGAGAAATGAAAGGAGAAGACGCCAACCAAAGTCCCGAAACCAGCCCAAagtag